One segment of Primulina tabacum isolate GXHZ01 chromosome 6, ASM2559414v2, whole genome shotgun sequence DNA contains the following:
- the LOC142550027 gene encoding uncharacterized protein LOC142550027, which produces MLLIFTFEEAVNAADIYDHQQELYGEQTRPLRHAIIRELMTSCLREGASLHEHGVKMIGLIENLVGLDLVINNELSTDILLLSLQSSFDGFVVNFNMNNWRPALKSWSTCLQVMKPPSRRKNMFS; this is translated from the coding sequence ATGCTGCTGATATTTACGTTTGAGGAAGCTGTGAATGCTGCTGATATTTACGATCACCAGCAAGAGTTGTATGGTGAACAAACACGTCCACTAAGGCATGCTATTATTAGGGAGCTCATGACATCATGCTTGCGAGAAGGGGCCTCgctccatgagcatggtgtaaaGATGATTGGACTCATTGAAAATTTAGTGGGCTTGGACCTTGTTATCAACAATGAATTGTCCACGGACATTCTATTGCTTTCGCTGCAATCATCGTTTGATgggtttgtggtgaacttcaatatgaacaatTGGAGGCCagccttgaagagttggtcaacGTGCTTACAAGTTATGAAGCCACCATCAAGAAGGAAAAACATGTTTTCTTAA